In one Campylobacter concisus genomic region, the following are encoded:
- a CDS encoding NADH-ubiquinone oxidoreductase subunit E family protein, with amino-acid sequence MRRVDLRHLKSEFLSALGQQIKASEPGEVIIFLFEIGDFSGVTKAVNLAYNLNCEVMNSLKFNQVDWVLTIKKGKI; translated from the coding sequence ATGAGAAGGGTAGATCTTAGGCACTTAAAGAGTGAGTTTTTGAGCGCTCTTGGACAGCAGATAAAGGCTAGCGAGCCTGGCGAAGTGATTATATTTTTATTTGAGATAGGTGATTTTAGTGGCGTGACAAAGGCTGTAAATTTAGCTTATAATCTAAACTGCGAAGTGATGAACTCGCTTAAATTTAACCAAGTTGATTGGGTATTAACCATAAAAAAGGGCAAGATATGA
- the nuoD gene encoding NADH dehydrogenase (quinone) subunit D: MSQSPNRLKPFFENLEFEQNDGKMILNFGPQHPSAHGQLKLVLELDGEKVVRAMPEVGFMHRGVEKMAENMTYQEFIPVTDRVDYIASSANNYAFCAAVEKLCAIEVPRRAQIIRVMLLELNRISSHLLFLATHALDVGAMSVFLYAFREREYILDLIEKYCGARLTHSSIRIGGIPLDLPDGWCEELLKFCEKFPSDITLYEDLLSENRIWQARLVDVGVISKELALSSGCSGVMLRASGVARDIRKEEPYLIYDELEFDVPHATHGDCYARYLLYMKEMRECVKILKQCVSKYQTSSPAIIADAPEYVSASKEQIMSQNYSLMQHFVLITQGLKPPKGEIYFASESPKGELGIYINSDGSASPYRLKIRTPSFWHCAIYEDLLVGQYVADVATIIGSTNIILGEVDR, from the coding sequence TTGAGCCAGTCACCAAACCGCTTAAAACCATTTTTTGAAAATTTAGAATTTGAGCAAAATGACGGCAAGATGATACTAAATTTTGGCCCACAGCACCCAAGCGCTCATGGTCAGCTAAAACTAGTGCTTGAGCTTGATGGCGAAAAGGTCGTGCGTGCCATGCCAGAGGTTGGTTTTATGCACCGAGGCGTTGAGAAGATGGCTGAAAATATGACCTATCAGGAATTTATCCCAGTGACTGACAGGGTTGATTACATCGCATCAAGTGCAAATAACTACGCATTTTGCGCGGCTGTGGAGAAGCTTTGCGCTATCGAAGTGCCTCGCCGTGCGCAGATCATTAGAGTGATGCTTTTAGAGCTAAACCGCATCAGCTCACACCTTTTATTTTTAGCTACGCACGCCCTTGATGTGGGGGCAATGAGCGTATTTTTATACGCATTTAGAGAGCGCGAATATATCCTTGATCTAATAGAAAAATACTGTGGCGCAAGACTAACGCATAGCTCGATAAGGATCGGTGGCATACCGCTTGATCTGCCTGATGGCTGGTGCGAGGAGCTGCTTAAATTTTGTGAAAAATTTCCAAGCGATATCACGCTTTATGAAGATCTGCTAAGTGAAAATAGAATTTGGCAAGCAAGGCTTGTAGATGTGGGCGTAATTAGTAAAGAGCTAGCCCTTAGTAGCGGCTGCTCTGGCGTCATGCTAAGAGCAAGCGGTGTGGCGCGTGATATAAGAAAAGAAGAGCCATATCTCATCTATGATGAGCTAGAATTTGACGTGCCTCATGCGACACACGGCGACTGCTACGCAAGATACCTACTTTATATGAAAGAGATGCGCGAGTGCGTGAAAATTTTAAAGCAGTGCGTTAGCAAGTATCAGACAAGTAGCCCTGCTATCATCGCCGACGCGCCAGAGTATGTTAGCGCTTCAAAAGAGCAGATAATGAGCCAAAACTACTCATTAATGCAGCATTTTGTGCTGATAACTCAGGGATTAAAGCCACCAAAGGGTGAAATTTACTTTGCTAGTGAGTCGCCAAAGGGCGAGCTTGGAATTTATATAAACTCAGACGGTAGCGCAAGCCCGTACCGCCTAAAAATTCGCACGCCAAGCTTTTGGCACTGCGCTATTTATGAAGATTTATTAGTAGGCCAGTACGTTGCTGACGTCGCTACGATAATTGGTAGCACAAATATCATCTTAGGCGAGGTCGATAGATGA
- a CDS encoding NADH-quinone oxidoreductase subunit C, with protein sequence MREYKPKNNLQKKQYYKEKFYIEKQTPKDKVRGSKFDEELAILEQNGVEILSSYVEFDQLVLYVNSSENFKALEVLKGFGYEQLCELAAIDYIAQKGGYEVFYQLLSVSKNRRTRVKCFVKKDEMLKSVCKLYKSANWAEREMYDLSGVLIKDHPNLKRLIMPDDWHSHPLLKSYPLVGDEAAKWYEVDKIFGSEFREQIGEENRDPAYIEEKDTFGFSRVFSEEYEYQEDDGVKFVKKAKFNQSQIVKERP encoded by the coding sequence ATGAGAGAGTATAAGCCAAAGAATAATCTGCAGAAAAAACAGTATTACAAAGAGAAATTTTACATAGAAAAGCAGACGCCAAAAGATAAGGTAAGAGGTTCTAAATTTGATGAAGAGCTAGCCATCTTAGAGCAAAACGGAGTAGAAATTTTATCTAGCTACGTGGAGTTTGACCAACTTGTTCTCTACGTAAATTCAAGTGAAAATTTTAAAGCGCTTGAAGTGTTAAAAGGCTTTGGCTACGAGCAGCTTTGTGAGCTTGCGGCGATTGATTATATAGCACAAAAAGGCGGATACGAGGTCTTTTATCAGCTTTTAAGTGTTAGCAAAAATAGGCGCACGCGAGTAAAATGCTTTGTCAAAAAGGACGAAATGCTAAAAAGCGTTTGCAAGCTTTATAAAAGCGCAAACTGGGCTGAGCGCGAGATGTATGATTTAAGCGGCGTTCTCATTAAAGATCATCCAAATTTAAAGCGCCTCATCATGCCTGATGACTGGCACTCGCACCCTCTACTAAAGAGCTATCCGCTAGTTGGCGACGAGGCAGCTAAATGGTACGAGGTGGATAAAATTTTTGGAAGCGAGTTTAGAGAGCAGATCGGCGAAGAGAACCGCGATCCAGCTTATATTGAAGAGAAAGATACCTTTGGATTTTCAAGGGTGTTTAGCGAAGAGTACGAGTATCAAGAAGATGATGGCGTAAAATTTGTCAAAAAGGCTAAATTTAACCAGAGCCAGATAGTAAAGGAAAGACCTTGA
- a CDS encoding NuoB/complex I 20 kDa subunit family protein, translating into MAKHQINYAANGGLPVVLTTVDKLVQWGRSNSLWALSYGLACCAIEMMASGASRYDFDRFGTIFRASPRHSEVMIIAGTLTKKHAEFTRRLYDQMPEPKWVISMGSCANTGGMFNTYSTVQGVDRIIPVDIYIPGCAPRPETLQYALMMLQKKIRKQSAFRAQKPRKLEI; encoded by the coding sequence ATGGCAAAGCATCAGATAAACTACGCTGCAAATGGTGGCTTGCCAGTCGTTTTAACAACCGTTGATAAGCTCGTGCAGTGGGGCAGGAGTAACTCACTTTGGGCGCTTAGCTACGGGCTTGCTTGCTGTGCGATCGAGATGATGGCAAGTGGCGCTAGCAGATATGACTTTGATAGGTTTGGCACCATTTTTAGGGCTAGCCCAAGACACTCAGAGGTGATGATCATAGCTGGCACGCTAACTAAAAAACATGCTGAGTTTACAAGACGTCTTTATGATCAGATGCCTGAGCCAAAATGGGTCATCTCAATGGGTAGCTGTGCAAACACTGGCGGCATGTTTAACACCTACTCTACCGTTCAAGGTGTAGACCGCATAATACCAGTTGATATCTACATCCCAGGCTGTGCCCCACGTCCAGAGACGCTTCAATACGCACTTATGATGCTTCAAAAAAAGATAAGAAAGCAAAGTGCATTTAGGGCGCAAAAGCCAAGAAAGCTTGAGATATGA
- a CDS encoding NAD(P)H-quinone oxidoreductase subunit 3: MSHSELESTYFGAFIILLLATCSFCLITFLSSKISKKLANRNTQRLKLGFYECGPTTVKQPNKINIHYFFYGILFILFDVEVIFMYPWAVDFRLLGIFGLIEMLLFVAILLIGFAYAWQKGVFKWQSIR; encoded by the coding sequence ATGTCACATTCAGAGCTTGAAAGTACCTATTTTGGTGCATTTATCATACTTTTACTAGCGACTTGTTCATTTTGTTTAATAACATTCTTATCTTCAAAAATAAGCAAAAAACTAGCCAACCGCAATACCCAGCGTCTAAAACTTGGCTTTTATGAGTGTGGTCCAACCACCGTAAAACAGCCAAATAAGATAAATATCCACTACTTTTTTTATGGAATTTTATTTATTTTATTTGATGTTGAAGTCATCTTTATGTATCCGTGGGCGGTGGATTTTAGGCTACTTGGAATTTTTGGACTAATCGAAATGTTGCTTTTTGTGGCGATTTTACTTATCGGCTTTGCCTACGCTTGGCAAAAAGGAGTCTTTAAATGGCAAAGCATCAGATAA
- a CDS encoding multidrug ABC transporter permease/ATP-binding protein: protein MLANLIKKNIYQISKIVLLTLVFSGLGVWTLSFINNELVSLKEFDPILAIKFIAVLLLFFISAIAANISLTNFGHKFIYELRYQSVKQILDTPNSVINEIGKAKIIASLNNDIKTITFAFMSATGFIQSLVFIVCASIYLCVIAPKIFIFLSVWIGATLFINTLFMKKIHLYFKYSRVQDDALQKHYDDIVEGHRELSLNRARASVCFDELNFTGDKKRQNMVKADIYHALSDNFTNIMLLGSVGLCVFLCVAFDWASLQTALSISLTILFLRGSFMSMVGSIPAALSAKVSLEKIMSLNLNKFKEGFKFDDSLSDEWRSIRLKDINFNYAHGKFSLKDVNLEIKRGEITFIIGKNGSGKSTLINLLCGLIRPSSGEIYLDSTKIDEANLQSYQAKISAIFADFYLFSQTLSHNGFASQSEIDELLALLEIDKKVSVIDNKLSTTQLSTGQRKRLSLLIAILEHRSILILDEWAADQDPLFKRKFYKEILPFLQSKGISIIAVSHDDSYFDVATRIILVKDGFVRELDESERISAAKDAVEKIK from the coding sequence ATGCTTGCAAATTTAATCAAAAAAAACATATATCAAATTTCTAAAATAGTGTTATTAACACTCGTATTTAGCGGACTTGGTGTCTGGACCCTTTCATTTATAAATAATGAGCTTGTAAGTTTAAAAGAATTTGACCCGATTCTTGCAATTAAATTTATAGCAGTCTTACTTTTATTTTTTATAAGCGCCATCGCCGCAAATATATCGCTTACAAATTTTGGGCATAAATTTATCTACGAGCTAAGATATCAAAGTGTAAAGCAAATTTTAGATACGCCAAATAGCGTGATAAACGAGATCGGCAAGGCAAAGATTATAGCTAGTCTAAACAATGACATAAAAACGATCACATTTGCTTTTATGAGTGCTACTGGCTTTATACAAAGCTTAGTTTTTATCGTCTGCGCTAGCATCTATCTTTGTGTAATCGCTCCAAAAATTTTTATCTTTTTATCCGTTTGGATCGGTGCGACTCTTTTTATAAATACACTTTTTATGAAAAAAATTCATCTTTATTTTAAGTATTCTAGAGTTCAAGATGATGCATTGCAAAAGCACTACGACGATATCGTAGAGGGGCATAGAGAGCTTAGTTTAAATAGAGCAAGGGCAAGCGTCTGCTTTGATGAGTTAAATTTTACAGGCGATAAAAAACGTCAAAATATGGTAAAAGCTGATATTTATCACGCATTAAGTGATAATTTCACAAATATTATGCTTCTTGGCTCAGTTGGTCTTTGTGTATTTTTGTGCGTGGCATTTGACTGGGCGAGCCTGCAAACTGCGCTTAGCATAAGTCTTACGATACTATTTTTAAGAGGCTCGTTTATGAGTATGGTTGGCTCCATACCGGCTGCGCTGAGTGCAAAAGTAAGTTTAGAAAAGATCATGAGTTTAAATCTAAATAAATTTAAGGAAGGCTTTAAATTTGATGATAGCCTAAGTGACGAGTGGCGAAGCATTAGGCTAAAGGATATAAATTTTAACTACGCTCACGGTAAATTTAGCCTAAAAGACGTAAATTTAGAGATCAAACGCGGTGAGATAACATTTATTATCGGTAAAAATGGCAGTGGCAAAAGCACTCTTATAAATTTACTTTGCGGGCTAATACGCCCAAGTAGTGGCGAAATTTACCTTGATAGCACAAAGATAGATGAAGCAAATTTACAAAGCTATCAAGCAAAGATTAGCGCTATTTTTGCTGATTTTTATCTATTTTCGCAAACGCTCTCTCATAATGGCTTTGCTAGCCAAAGCGAAATAGACGAGCTTTTAGCCTTGCTTGAGATCGACAAAAAAGTAAGTGTCATAGATAATAAGCTTAGCACCACGCAACTCTCAACCGGTCAGCGAAAGCGTCTAAGTCTTTTAATAGCCATCTTAGAGCACCGCTCTATCCTTATCCTAGATGAATGGGCAGCAGATCAAGATCCGCTCTTTAAGCGAAAATTTTATAAAGAAATTTTGCCATTTTTGCAAAGTAAGGGCATAAGTATAATCGCTGTTAGCCACGATGATAGCTATTTTGATGTAGCAACTAGGATCATTTTGGTAAAAGATGGCTTTGTGCGTGAGCTAGATGAGAGCGAGCGAATAAGCGCTGCAAAAGATGCAGTTGAGAAGATAAAATAG
- a CDS encoding coproporphyrinogen III oxidase family protein, whose amino-acid sequence MIFKNIVENFAVNYAHNSIQRSLYNEFNIDILTTTYTKTPKKDKKYMLYAHVPFCHTFCPYCSFHKYHYEQELAKVYFENLREEMKQVKEAGFDFDSLYVGGGTTLINEPELEKTLKLAKELFSIDEISAESDPNHISPESLAKFDGLIDRLSVGVQSFDDETLKRVGRYEKFGSAKEVKRKLELALGKIPVISLDLIFNLPNQTKEQLINDINTAKSISPQQITFYPLMKSELTRENIARSLGVSNVDNEREFYEIITEEFSKSNYKQSNAWAFSNEKSADLRDEYVGSNLEYLGVGSGAFSFLNGELVINAFNLLEYGKRIKNRQSPVIAKCGFSKKERLKYTFLTRLFDGGVDIKRYNDENNTNINKALFMELSLLKLVNAVYEENGIIKPTFFGKYICIVLMRDFYAGMDKVRAIFKDDAKIKRSKVLRIMSENTEQNYEPNIIQPRAAM is encoded by the coding sequence ATGATCTTTAAAAATATTGTCGAGAATTTTGCCGTAAATTACGCTCATAATTCTATTCAAAGATCACTATACAACGAATTTAATATAGACATTTTAACCACAACCTATACCAAAACTCCCAAAAAAGACAAAAAGTATATGCTCTACGCACATGTACCATTTTGTCACACATTCTGTCCATATTGCTCGTTTCATAAGTATCACTATGAGCAAGAGCTTGCAAAAGTTTACTTTGAAAATTTACGTGAAGAGATGAAACAGGTTAAAGAGGCTGGATTTGACTTTGATTCACTTTATGTTGGCGGTGGTACAACGCTTATAAATGAACCTGAGCTTGAGAAAACGCTTAAGCTTGCAAAAGAGCTTTTTAGTATAGATGAAATTTCAGCAGAAAGCGATCCAAATCATATCTCACCCGAGAGTTTAGCCAAATTTGATGGGTTAATTGATCGCTTAAGCGTTGGCGTACAAAGCTTTGATGATGAAACATTAAAAAGAGTTGGCAGATATGAAAAATTTGGCTCAGCCAAGGAGGTAAAAAGAAAGCTTGAGCTCGCTCTTGGAAAGATCCCAGTCATTAGCCTAGATCTCATCTTTAACCTCCCAAATCAAACAAAAGAGCAGCTCATAAACGACATAAATACCGCAAAATCGATCTCTCCACAACAAATCACCTTCTATCCACTCATGAAATCAGAGTTAACAAGAGAGAATATAGCTCGCTCGCTTGGTGTTTCAAACGTAGATAACGAGCGTGAATTTTATGAGATAATCACTGAAGAATTTAGCAAAAGTAACTACAAACAAAGCAACGCTTGGGCATTTTCAAATGAAAAAAGTGCCGACCTTCGCGACGAATATGTTGGCTCAAATTTAGAGTATCTTGGCGTTGGTAGCGGAGCATTTAGCTTTCTTAACGGTGAGCTTGTAATAAATGCGTTTAATCTACTTGAATACGGCAAAAGGATAAAAAATAGACAAAGCCCAGTCATCGCAAAATGTGGCTTTAGCAAGAAAGAGCGACTTAAATACACGTTTTTAACAAGGCTTTTTGATGGCGGGGTTGATATTAAAAGATATAACGATGAAAATAACACAAACATTAACAAAGCCTTATTTATGGAGCTTAGCTTACTTAAGCTTGTAAATGCAGTATATGAAGAAAATGGCATTATTAAGCCGACATTTTTTGGCAAATATATCTGCATCGTGCTTATGCGTGATTTTTACGCTGGTATGGACAAAGTTCGTGCGATATTTAAGGATGACGCTAAGATAAAGCGAAGCAAGGTACTTCGCATAATGAGCGAAAATACTGAACAAAATTATGAGCCAAATATCATTCAGCCACGAGCTGCGATGTAA
- a CDS encoding DUF2314 domain-containing protein, whose product MSFFKKILGKQIDLGKQMPIYFVSSDEDYMQRAFEQARESFRYFWREVYWERHRIVPMLDYAMVKICFLDVVNGEEVGEHMWIDDVEFDGETIYGTLVNEPDSVQNVKLGDQISAKIDEMSDWLFSIDGRAYGGFSVQAMRSRMQKKELKEHDREWGLDFGDFNDILVVYEQKEHPENLIEHPMSKNTYEQVKQYIKEHPNIVTDADEFGYTQLHNEAIAGNLNLVNLLLENGADKNARTKSGKTAADFAENLGWSEIAKVLK is encoded by the coding sequence ATGAGCTTTTTTAAGAAAATTCTCGGTAAACAAATCGATCTTGGCAAGCAAATGCCAATCTATTTTGTAAGTAGCGACGAAGACTACATGCAGCGTGCGTTTGAGCAAGCCAGAGAGAGCTTTAGATATTTTTGGCGCGAGGTTTACTGGGAGCGCCACAGGATCGTACCTATGCTTGACTATGCAATGGTAAAAATTTGCTTCCTAGATGTCGTAAATGGCGAAGAAGTCGGTGAACACATGTGGATAGACGATGTGGAATTTGACGGCGAAACGATATATGGCACGCTCGTAAATGAGCCAGATAGCGTGCAAAACGTGAAATTAGGCGACCAAATAAGCGCAAAGATAGACGAGATGAGTGACTGGCTCTTTTCAATAGATGGACGCGCATACGGCGGATTTAGCGTGCAGGCGATGCGCTCACGCATGCAAAAGAAAGAGCTAAAAGAGCACGATAGAGAGTGGGGGCTTGATTTTGGCGATTTTAACGATATTTTGGTAGTTTACGAGCAAAAAGAACACCCTGAAAATTTGATAGAGCATCCAATGAGTAAAAATACATATGAGCAAGTAAAGCAATATATAAAAGAGCACCCAAATATAGTCACAGACGCTGATGAGTTTGGTTATACGCAGCTTCACAACGAGGCGATCGCTGGAAATTTAAATCTTGTAAATCTCTTGCTAGAAAACGGTGCTGACAAAAATGCCCGCACAAAAAGTGGCAAAACAGCGGCTGATTTTGCTGAGAATTTAGGCTGGAGCGAAATCGCGAAGGTGCTTAAATAG